In Ruania alkalisoli, the DNA window GTCAGCGTGGCGATCGGTGGCGGATGACTGCGGCATCGTGCGGCTCCGGGATAGGGCGGGGAGGCCATGGGGCGAGCGACGATTGTGCGCCACCACGGGGGCCTTGCCGCAAGGCCCCCCATGGGATATACCTTGGAAAGGGCAGGGAGATGGAGCCAGGGATCCGGACGGCATTCCACCTCGCCACGCACTCAGCGCACGGCCAGCGCGACCTCCGCCTCCACGCCCGAGAGTTTGGCGGGATTGCGCACGTAGTACATCCCGGCGATCCGGGCATTCTCAACCGTGAAAGCGATGACCCCGTCGAATTCGCCATCCACGTCGATCGCGAGCGCCGGGCCACCATTGACCATCACAGGACGCACCACGACTCCCGCCATCGACGTGGCGATCCCTCCGATCAGCAGGCGCGCCACCTTCTCGGCTCCGATGATCGGGCGCAGCGCGGCCCTCTTCACGCCACCGCCATCGGCCATGTACACCACGTCGGGAGCGAGCACGTCGAGGAGCCGCTGCGGATCGCCCGCCATGACCGCGGCCTGGAAGGACTCCAGCGCCGCCCTGGCCTCGCGGGCCGACACCGTGGCGCGCGGGCGACGGGCTTCGACGTGCTGCCGCGCCCGGTGGGCGATCTGGCGAACGGCTGCCGGTGTCTTCTCGACGGCGGCAGCGATCTCGTCGTATCCGACGTCGAAGACCTCCCGGAGCACGAAGACGGCGCGCTCGGTTGGGGAGAGGGTCTCCAGCACCAGCATCAGGGCCATCGACACGCTCTCCGCAAGCTCGGCGTTCTCGGCGACATCCGGGGTGGTGAGCAGTGGTTCGGGCAGCCACGCACCGACGTAGGACTCCTTGCGCCGGGCCAGCGTGCGCAACCGGTTCAGCGATTGGCGGGTGACGATCCGCACCAGGTAGGCGCGCTGGTCCCGCACCTGCGCCAGGTCCACCCGCGCCCATCGCAACCATGCCTCCTGGAGCACGTCCTCGGCGTCGGCGGCCGAGCCGAGCATCTCGTAGGCGACCGTGAACAACAGGTTGCGGTGGGCGACGAACGCGGCGGTGGCCAGATCGGTGCTCATCGGTTGATCGTCCTCCGAGGGCCGCTCGGTGCGCCAGAGGCGGCTGCGAGCTGGGCGGCCCGGCTCCCGTCGCCCACCCACCGGCGCGAGCCCGGGGTGGTCGCTTCCTTGCGGAGCTGGTCGATGGTGGCCCGGCAGACGTATTCCTTGAGCCTGGCACCGGCGCGCCCTCCGATGTGCAGGGCGATGGCCTCGTCTCCGGCGCGCGCGAGCTGGATGATCCCGGCGCTGCGGCCGAGACTGAGGCACTGGCCGACGAACCGCAGGGAGAACTCCTCGGGTTCGGCGCCGGTGCGTCGGCGCAGCACCGTGTCGGCAGCGTGCGCGCCGAGCGGCCCCGCGGCCTGGCAGCTCATCCGATAGGGCACACCGGAGGGGGCGGCAGCGTCACCGGCGGCGATGATGCGCGGGTCGTCGATGCTGGTGAGGGTCTCGTCGGTGAGCAACCGGCCGAGGTTGTCGGTGCTCAGGTTGCTGCGGCGGGCGAGGCCGGGTACCGCGAATCCCGCCGTCCAGATGGTCACCGCGCTGGGCAGCTTCCGTCCGTCGGAGAGCACGACGGCGTCCCTCGCCGCGGTCTGGACGGTGGCGCTGGTGCCACTGATCACGGTGACGCCCAGGCGTGTCAGCTCACGAGCCACGTGGGCGCGGCCCTTGCGATGCAGCGAGGGGCCGAGCTCACGGCCGCAGACCAGGGTGACGGCCCGGCCTGCCTCAGCGAGTTCGGTGGCGGTCTCGATGCCGGTGGGCCCGCCGCCCACGACGACGACGGGTGCCGTTGGCCCGGTGGCCTCCAGTGCGGCACGCAGCCGTTGCGCCTCGTCCAGGCTGGCGATCGGGTAGGCGTAGTCGGCGGCACCAGGAACGTCGAGTGTGGCGCTGGTGCTGCCGACGGCGTAGACCAGGTAGTCGTACGGCATGGTCTCACCGGAGGCGAGGGTGAGGGTCCGATCAGGTGCGTTGATGGTGGTAGCGGTGTCGATGCGGAGGCGGACGGCCGGGGCGAGGACGTCCCGGAGGGTGACCTCGGCGCCGCCGGTTCCGGCGGCGAGCTGGTGAAGCCGGATACGTTCGATGAACACCGGGTACGGGTTGATCAGGGTGACGGTGACGTCCTCACGCTGGGTGAGCCGGTTGGCGGCGTGCACGCCGGCGTAGCCGGCGCCGAGGACGACGACGCGAGTGGTGGATGTCATCAGGTGCTCCTTCGTCTCGTGGGTTCATACACGAGACACCGCCCCGGCGGTTGGCGTGACAGCTGGAGGTCGTCAGCGTCCAGGTGGTGCGGCGTCCGGAAGGGCCCGGCCACTACGATCGGCTCATGCGAGCGGTACGGATCCACGGCACACAGGACATGCGGCTCGAGGACGTGGCGGCACCCGAGCCCGGTGCGGGCCAGGTTGCCATCCGGCCGGCTTACGTCGGGATCTGCGGCTCCGACCTGCACTACTTCTCCGACGGCGCGGCGGGGATCTTCCGCATCGTCGATCCCCTGATCCCCGGGCACGAGATGTCCGGAACCATCGAGTCCGACCCGGCTGGGCGACTCGACCCCGGCACCCCGGTGACGGTCCATCCCTCCACGTGGGGGCCGCCGTCGGAAGGGCCACGGCACACCTGGCCGGGAGGAACGTTCCTGGGCAGCGCCTCCACCTCCCCTCATACGCAGGGGGCGATGGCGGAACGGTTGATCGTGGCGGCGGACCAGGTGCGCCCGCTGCCCACAGGACTGTCGTTGCGTACCGCGGCGCTGGTCGAGCCCCTGGCGGTCGCGCTGCATGCACTCTCGGTTGTGCCGGAGGGAGGCCGGGTGCTGGTGTCAGGGTCCGGGCCGATCGGGCTGCTCACCGCGGCGGCAGCCCGTGCCCAGGGCGCCGAGGTGTGGTGCGCCGATGTGCGTTCGGGGCCGCTCGAGCGTGCCCGCGCGCTGGGCGCCCACGAGGTGGTCGATGTGTCCGGGACGGCGCTGCCCGAGTCCACCTTCGACGTGGTCTTGGAGTGCGCTGGGCTCCCGCAGACCCTGCACGCACTGCTGCTGGCATGCCGGCGCGGTGGCACGCTCGTACAGGTGGGGAACGTGCCGAACGAGGACCGACCTGTGAATCTCGCGCCCATCGTGTCCAAGGAGATCGCCCTGCGCGGGGTGTTCCGCTACGACACCGAGATCGATCAGGCCATCGCGATGCTCACCGAGAACCCGCAGATCGCGGCCGTGATCACGCATGAGTTCCCGCTCGCCGACGTGCACGAGGCATTCGCCATGGCCGCGGACTCGCAGGAGTCGGGGAAGGTGATCGTGCGGGTGAGCGGCGCCTGAGGCAGTGAGAGCGTCACCCACGGGCCGGCCATGCCCAGGTGGCGAACACTGCTTCACTCCCGACGGCGTTCCCACCGGCGCCGCGCCGCCGCGTGTGCCTCTCGCAACAGGGCCTCCAGCTCGGCCGAGGAGGCCGGCCCGGGCTGCGCCACGCACACCCAGCCGAGGCGGGCATAGGCCGGGTGAGGCATGACCTGGTCCCGCACGCTGGGATCCGCCGGCGGTTCCTGCCCGCGGCGTCCGGCATCCACGTTCACACGGAACACTCCGGCGCCCAACCCCGACGGCGGCTCGTCCGGATAGTCCTTGACGATCACGGTGGCGAAGGGCTGGCCGGGTGGGAGGACGCCGTCGGGGGCGTAGTAGAAGAACAGGTCACCCCAGGCGAGCTCGGGGGTACCGTCACCCGGCGTGGGGCGAAGGGTGAGGACTCCTGGCAGAGACCCGACGAACGTGGCGATTTCGGTGATAGACATGCTTCAAGTCGATCATTGAAGTGCTCGTGGAGGGTTGGGTGCGCACAGGTGAGCTGGCACGCCGGGCGGGATGCTCGGTGCAGCAGGTTCGTGTGCTCGCCGCGGCCGGGGTGCTACCGCCGGTTCCTCGGACCGGTTCGGGGTACCGGGTGTTCGGCCAGTCGCACCTGCGCCACCTGCGTGCCTACCAAGCTCTCGCCCTGGCGATCGGGCCCGTGGCTGCACGAGAGGTGATGTGTGCCGATGGGGTCGATGCGATGGTCGCCTTGCTCGATGCCGCTCATGCCGGGCTGGATCGCGAGCGCCGTGAGGTGCGTCTAGCGCGTGAGGCGGCGGTGGCGATCCGAGGTGAACCGGTCAGCGGCGGTGAGGCGATGTCGATCGGGGAACTGGCGCTCGCGCTGGGTATCCGACCCTCGACCCTGAGGCACTGGGAGTCGGAGGGACTGGTGAGGCCGGATCGTGACCGGCGCGGCTACCGCCGGTATTCGCCGGCAGCCGTACGGGACGCCAGGCTGGCGCACCAGTTGCGCCAGGCGGGCTACCGGATCGAGGCGATGCGGGAGCTGCTGCCGCGATTGCTGCGCTCGGATGCGGCCGCCGTGCTGGATGCGCGTGAACGGGACATCGCACAACGTTCACGGGAGTTGTTCGCAGCGACGGGATTGCTGGCCGAGGCGATCGAGGCTGGTTGAGGCGATCGAGGCTGGCTGAGCGCCGGATGGAGCGTTCTCTCCAGGCCGGCGATGTGTGTCTGTTCCGAGCAGCGGTCAGGTGCGGCGAAGGATGTGGGGGATGGTCACGTGGTGCTCGATCACGGGTGCTGCGTGCAGGGCAGCGACCTCCGAGCGTCGAGTTCGGCGGCGCCGGGGAGCTACTGGGCCATGTCCACGAACCGCGCATAGTGCCCCTGGAATGCCACGACGATCGTGTCGGTGGGACCGTTACGGTGCTTGGCCACGATCACGTCCGCCTCGCCGGCACGCGGTGACTCCTTCTCGTACATGTCGTCGCGGTGGAGCAGGATCACCATGTCGGCATCTTGCTCGATGCTGCCCGATTCGCGAAGGTCACTCACCTGCGGCTTCTTGTCCGTGCGCTGCTCGGAGCCACGGTTGAGCTGCGAGATCGCGATCACCGGCACCTCAAGCTCCTTCGCGAGTAGCTTGATCGCACGCGAGAACTCGGAGACTTCCTGCTGGCGGGACTCGACTCGCTTGCCTGAGCTCATCAGCTGCAGGTAGTCGATGATCACGAGCTTGAGGTCGTTGCGCTGCTTGAGCCGGCGGCACTTCGCCCGGATCTCCATCAGGGACATGTTCGGGCTGTCATCGATGTACAACGGCGCTTCGGACACCTTGCCCATCGTGCGCGCCAGCCGCGTCCAGTCCTCGTCGCGCATATTGCCCTTGCGCATGTTCTGCAGCGGCACCTGCGACTCGGCGGAGAGCATACGCATGGTGATCTCGTTGCGGCTCATCTCCAGGGAGAAGATGACCGACGTCAGCCCGTTCTTGATCGAGGCAGCGCGGGCAATGTCCAGTCCCAGGGTGGAGTTGTGGGTCGGCACCATCGAACGAGAGGCGAGGTACAGGTGGCTCGGGTGGTCGATCTGCACGCATCGAACTGGGACGGACTGCACCTGGCGCACAGCAGTGATAATTCGTTGCGTCCGTCGCGGAGTGGCGCGTGTTGCACGCTCCTTGTGTGCGAGACGCTTTCGCTCGAGCCAAAACACGTCGTCCGCAGTTGTGAAGGTCAACGTGTATGCAGTGCTTGAGGCAACAGACCGACCCGACACCGGCCTCTGCGTGAAGCCGGTCCGATATCCGAGAGAGTGGACCAACTCACGAACGTCAAGGGCAAGCCGCTCATTCGTCACCGTGAACTGCACCGCCCCAGTGGGTGAGACCGTGCCATCAGTATCCAGCAGTCCGGCCAGAAGGTCCCGTCGCTGCGACTCGCTGGCTCGAAGGTAGACCGCCGGGATGTGCTTGTTGTTCAGCACATCCAGTCCGCGCAAGAGACCAACAACTGTTCCGTGATCGTCGCGACACTGCGCGCATTGACGCAATCCGCTACTCTGCCCACCACAGTCCGGACACGTGGGCACAATGTTCAGGCCACCGCCCATACCCTTCGCTCGCCCTCCGCAAGACCGCCCGCACGTCTTCACCTGCGAGGTTGCAGGAACGAAGGAGGCTCCGCAGACCACGCATTCGCGTGCCGCGACCTCTGGTACCGGAAGATGCAGAGAGTACGTCCGTCCCGCTCCGCGGTTCACGTCGTACCCACGGGCTTCGATCCGCATCGCGATCTCGGGGTCGTCCGACGTGTATCGTGCACCAGCGCTGTGGCCGTCACCGAGCCAGACCCCAAGCAAGTACGGGTCTAGCGACAACTGAGCATTCGGCAGATCCAGCGATTCGGCATTCTTCACGCTGTGGTTGAGCCGGCGATCGGCGGTCGTGCATCGCAGCGTCGCTGCAATGTCCTCGGTGGTGCGCACCTCAGCACACGTCCGCTGAGTGCGGTGTCCGTTGTAGCCCGAAGCAGCAGCCTGTGCCGACCTTCGCGACGCCCGTGTGTCCGTCAGCCACTCGTGCTGCGCATCGGCGACGATCGTCGTCCCGTCGTCGAAGGTGACCTCGTAACACGGCCGGTCGATCATCACATCGGTAGCCGCCACCACACGGGTGGGGGTGCCGTCGGCTGCGATCAGATCGTCTCCGACCGCGACGTCGCCCATCGTGGTCCAACCGCGCGGTGTGGGCAGCGGAGTATCGAGCGCGAGGGCCTTCCCCATCGCCGGCCTGGCCGCCACGACGATCATCTGCCCGGCGTGCAGACCGTTCGTCAGCGCATCCAGATCCGCGAACCCGGTCGGCACACCGATCATGCCCTCCCCACGGTGGGAGGCAGCGTCGATCTCCTCCATCGTGGAGTTGATGACGTCCTTGAGCGGCACGTAGTCCTCAGAGGTGCGCCGCTCGGTGACGGCGTAGATCTCCGCCTGGGCGGTGTTGACCAGATCGTCCACGTCACCGCCGTCGGTGGCGTAGCCGAGCTGCACGATCCGGGTGCCGGCATCCACCAGTCGGCGCAGCACCGCCTGCTCCCGCACGATACGCGCGTAATAGCCGGCGTTGGCGGCCGTGGGTACCGAGGAGAGCAACGTGTGCAGATAGGGGGCGCCGCCGATCCGGCTGAGTTCTCCCCGCTTGGTCAGCTCTGCCGACACCGTCACCGCGTCGGCCGGTTCCCCGCGGCCGTACAGGTCGAGGATGGCGTCGTAGATCGCCTCATGTGCGGGCCGATAGAAGTCGCTCCCGCGCAGCACCTCCACGACGTCCGCGATGGCGTCTTTGGACAGCAGCATGCCGCCGATGACCGACTGCTCAGCCGCGACGTCCTGCGGCGGGGTGCGCTCGAAGCTCTCGGGAGCCTCGGTCATCTCAGAGATGCTCACCGTTGCACCTCACCCACGCCTGCCTCACCATCGTCCGGTTCCTCCCTCGTTGCGACCCTGCCAGATCTACCAGGCACCACCGACAGTCCCCGCGCCTCGGCGACGCTACGCACCTGCCCACCTCCCCGCAAACCGCACCATCAGCCGCCTGGGGACAACCAGCGGCGGGCCTGGGGACGAACACGACCTAGGCTGTGGACGCGGTGTGGACGTCCGCGGCCCCCGTTGTGCACAGGTCACTCAGACCTCTGTGGACAACCGTTCAGAACCGCGTGATTCCCACACATTCATCACCCACACCCTGTGGACAGAAGAAACTCGGAGGATCAGTGGACGACACGCCGGATGCCCAGGCGCGACCCGCCGGTCGAGTGCTCGACCGCCGCATCCTCGACCTCGCCCTCCCCGCTCTGGGTGCCCTCGTCGCCGAGCCACTCTTCGTCCTCGTGGACTCCGCGGTAGTAGGCCGGCTCGGCACCTCCGAGCTCGCCGGCCTCACCCTGGCCTCCACACTGCTGGTCACCACGGTGGCTCTGTTCATCTTCCTCGCCTACGCCACCACCGGCGCAGTAGCCCGGCGCCTGGGCGCCGGCGACGAGAAGGGGGCCCTCGCCGTCGGGATGGACGGCATCTGGCTCGCGCTCGGACTGGGCGCGCTGGTGCTGATCATCGGCTACGCGGCGGCCGACCCGGTCGTGCACGCGATGGGTGCTTCCGAGGAGGTCGCTCCGCACGCACTGGCCTACCTGCGCACCAGTCTTCCGGGCATCCCTGGAATGCTCGTCGTGCTCGCGGCCACCGGGGCGCTCCGGGGGCTGCAGGACACCCGCACGCCACTACGGGTCGCCGTCGCCGGTGCGATCGTCAACGCGGCCGGCTCCGTGCTGCTCGTACACGGCGTGGGAATGGGGATCGCCGGGTCCGGTCTGGCGACCGCGTCCGTCCAGATCGCCATGGCGCTCACCTTGATGTGGGTGGTCCTCCGGGCGGCACGCACCCGCGGCGTCTCCCTCCGCCCGGAACCCCGTGGCATCCTCGCCAACGGCCGCGCCGGGTTGCCGCTACTGATCCGCACGCTCACGCTGCGGGCGGCGGTCCTGCTCACCGTGGCCACGGCCACCTCCTTGGGCGACGTACCGCTCGCTGCCCACCAGATCGTGAACTCCGTCTGGATGCTGGCTGCGTTCGTCCTGGACGCCCTCGCGATCGCTGCCCAGGCGCTGGTGGGCCACGGGCTCGGTGCGCGTCGCCCTGCGGAGGTGAGGGCCGTCGTCCGGCGCTGCCTGCAATGGGGCACACTCGCCGGCATCGGGGTCGGGGCACTCATCGCACTCCTCGGCGGATTCCTCACGCCCCTGTTCACCTCCGACCCTGCCGTGCAGCACGCCGCCCACCTGGGGCTGATTGTCATCGGAGTCCTCATGCCCGTGGCCGCCTGGCCGTTCGTGCTCGACGGGGTCCTCATGGGGGCAGGGGACGGTGTGTATCTGGCCTGGGCGGGCGGCCTGGCGCTGATCTCCTACCTTCCACTGCTCGGCGCCGTCGCACGGTG includes these proteins:
- a CDS encoding RNA polymerase sigma-70 factor; this encodes MSTDLATAAFVAHRNLLFTVAYEMLGSAADAEDVLQEAWLRWARVDLAQVRDQRAYLVRIVTRQSLNRLRTLARRKESYVGAWLPEPLLTTPDVAENAELAESVSMALMLVLETLSPTERAVFVLREVFDVGYDEIAAAVEKTPAAVRQIAHRARQHVEARRPRATVSAREARAALESFQAAVMAGDPQRLLDVLAPDVVYMADGGGVKRAALRPIIGAEKVARLLIGGIATSMAGVVVRPVMVNGGPALAIDVDGEFDGVIAFTVENARIAGMYYVRNPAKLSGVEAEVALAVR
- a CDS encoding NAD(P)/FAD-dependent oxidoreductase, which produces MTSTTRVVVLGAGYAGVHAANRLTQREDVTVTLINPYPVFIERIRLHQLAAGTGGAEVTLRDVLAPAVRLRIDTATTINAPDRTLTLASGETMPYDYLVYAVGSTSATLDVPGAADYAYPIASLDEAQRLRAALEATGPTAPVVVVGGGPTGIETATELAEAGRAVTLVCGRELGPSLHRKGRAHVARELTRLGVTVISGTSATVQTAARDAVVLSDGRKLPSAVTIWTAGFAVPGLARRSNLSTDNLGRLLTDETLTSIDDPRIIAAGDAAAPSGVPYRMSCQAAGPLGAHAADTVLRRRTGAEPEEFSLRFVGQCLSLGRSAGIIQLARAGDEAIALHIGGRAGARLKEYVCRATIDQLRKEATTPGSRRWVGDGSRAAQLAAASGAPSGPRRTINR
- a CDS encoding zinc-binding dehydrogenase, whose product is MRAVRIHGTQDMRLEDVAAPEPGAGQVAIRPAYVGICGSDLHYFSDGAAGIFRIVDPLIPGHEMSGTIESDPAGRLDPGTPVTVHPSTWGPPSEGPRHTWPGGTFLGSASTSPHTQGAMAERLIVAADQVRPLPTGLSLRTAALVEPLAVALHALSVVPEGGRVLVSGSGPIGLLTAAAARAQGAEVWCADVRSGPLERARALGAHEVVDVSGTALPESTFDVVLECAGLPQTLHALLLACRRGGTLVQVGNVPNEDRPVNLAPIVSKEIALRGVFRYDTEIDQAIAMLTENPQIAAVITHEFPLADVHEAFAMAADSQESGKVIVRVSGA
- a CDS encoding DUF6194 family protein, translated to MSITEIATFVGSLPGVLTLRPTPGDGTPELAWGDLFFYYAPDGVLPPGQPFATVIVKDYPDEPPSGLGAGVFRVNVDAGRRGQEPPADPSVRDQVMPHPAYARLGWVCVAQPGPASSAELEALLREAHAAARRRWERRRE
- a CDS encoding MerR family transcriptional regulator, translating into MRTGELARRAGCSVQQVRVLAAAGVLPPVPRTGSGYRVFGQSHLRHLRAYQALALAIGPVAAREVMCADGVDAMVALLDAAHAGLDRERREVRLAREAAVAIRGEPVSGGEAMSIGELALALGIRPSTLRHWESEGLVRPDRDRRGYRRYSPAAVRDARLAHQLRQAGYRIEAMRELLPRLLRSDAAAVLDARERDIAQRSRELFAATGLLAEAIEAG
- the dnaB gene encoding replicative DNA helicase → MTEAPESFERTPPQDVAAEQSVIGGMLLSKDAIADVVEVLRGSDFYRPAHEAIYDAILDLYGRGEPADAVTVSAELTKRGELSRIGGAPYLHTLLSSVPTAANAGYYARIVREQAVLRRLVDAGTRIVQLGYATDGGDVDDLVNTAQAEIYAVTERRTSEDYVPLKDVINSTMEEIDAASHRGEGMIGVPTGFADLDALTNGLHAGQMIVVAARPAMGKALALDTPLPTPRGWTTMGDVAVGDDLIAADGTPTRVVAATDVMIDRPCYEVTFDDGTTIVADAQHEWLTDTRASRRSAQAAASGYNGHRTQRTCAEVRTTEDIAATLRCTTADRRLNHSVKNAESLDLPNAQLSLDPYLLGVWLGDGHSAGARYTSDDPEIAMRIEARGYDVNRGAGRTYSLHLPVPEVAARECVVCGASFVPATSQVKTCGRSCGGRAKGMGGGLNIVPTCPDCGGQSSGLRQCAQCRDDHGTVVGLLRGLDVLNNKHIPAVYLRASESQRRDLLAGLLDTDGTVSPTGAVQFTVTNERLALDVRELVHSLGYRTGFTQRPVSGRSVASSTAYTLTFTTADDVFWLERKRLAHKERATRATPRRTQRIITAVRQVQSVPVRCVQIDHPSHLYLASRSMVPTHNSTLGLDIARAASIKNGLTSVIFSLEMSRNEITMRMLSAESQVPLQNMRKGNMRDEDWTRLARTMGKVSEAPLYIDDSPNMSLMEIRAKCRRLKQRNDLKLVIIDYLQLMSSGKRVESRQQEVSEFSRAIKLLAKELEVPVIAISQLNRGSEQRTDKKPQVSDLRESGSIEQDADMVILLHRDDMYEKESPRAGEADVIVAKHRNGPTDTIVVAFQGHYARFVDMAQ
- a CDS encoding MATE family efflux transporter, with the translated sequence MDDTPDAQARPAGRVLDRRILDLALPALGALVAEPLFVLVDSAVVGRLGTSELAGLTLASTLLVTTVALFIFLAYATTGAVARRLGAGDEKGALAVGMDGIWLALGLGALVLIIGYAAADPVVHAMGASEEVAPHALAYLRTSLPGIPGMLVVLAATGALRGLQDTRTPLRVAVAGAIVNAAGSVLLVHGVGMGIAGSGLATASVQIAMALTLMWVVLRAARTRGVSLRPEPRGILANGRAGLPLLIRTLTLRAAVLLTVATATSLGDVPLAAHQIVNSVWMLAAFVLDALAIAAQALVGHGLGARRPAEVRAVVRRCLQWGTLAGIGVGALIALLGGFLTPLFTSDPAVQHAAHLGLIVIGVLMPVAAWPFVLDGVLMGAGDGVYLAWAGGLALISYLPLLGAVARWAPEGALGLMWLWVAFAGGFLGARALTTWLRSRGSRWMVLGV